A portion of the Ascaphus truei isolate aAscTru1 chromosome 14, aAscTru1.hap1, whole genome shotgun sequence genome contains these proteins:
- the GPC1 gene encoding glypican-1, with protein MERLGWWWHFGVLCLVPWTAGDTGSKARSCAEVKQVYSAKGFSLSGVPQSEISGEHLRICPQGYTCCTSDMEENFANKSRAEFQAALKESSLSVQGVLTTQHRSCDSYFQDLLNKSERFLQDSFPGLYGELYSQNAKLFRDLYSELRQYYRGSSVNLEEALNEFWGRLLERVFKAQNVQFSLSEEYLDCVVKQYEQLKPFGDVPRELKLKVTRAFIAARSFVQGLSVGADIVRKVSQVTLSPECTRAIMKLVYCPECRGLSSVKPCNNYCWNVMRGCLANQADLDSEWRNLIESLLLVADKFNGASSVENVVGSIHTKISEAISHMQENKEVITNKVFKSCGNPKKNNKGLKAEERRRKGKAAQEDKSSVLTLEKLVSDVKGKLGDVQDYWVSLPNILCNEKVTAGLSNEDKCWNGISKGRYLPEPMGNGLANQINNPEVDVDITKPDMTIRQQIMQLKIMTNRLRNAYNGNDVDFQDTSDDISGSGSGDACSEEFCGKKLSRDSSIVHPATHAVPNQSGQEVPGIGTMPQPCSLLLLLVAVLVAQCIRW; from the exons GCGAGCACCTGAGAATCTGCCCTCAAGGTTACACCTGCTGCACCAGTGACATGGAGGAGAACTTTGCCAATAAGAGCAGAGCGGAGTTTCAAGCTGCGCTCAAAGAATCAAGTCTGTCTGTACAGGGTGTGCTCACAACTCAACACAGAAGCTGTGACA GTTATTTCCAGGACTTGTTGAATAAGTCGGAGCGGTTTCTCCAGGACTCGTTCCCTGGTCTTTACGGGGAGCTGTACAGTCAGAACGCGAAGTTATTCAGAGACTTGTACTCAGAGCTGCGTCAGTATTACCGCGGCTCCAGCGTTAACCTAGAGGAGGCGCTGAACGAGTTCTGGGGCCGCCTGCTGGAGCGGGTATTTAAGGCACAGAACGTACAATTCTCCTTGTCTGAAGAGTATCTGGACTGCGTGGTGAAGCAATATGAGCAGCTCAAGCCGTTTGGTGATGTCCCACGAGAGCTTAAGCTGAAAGTGACCAGGGCGTTTATTGCAGCTCGATCCTTTGTGCAGGGACTGAGCGTTGGCGCTGACATCGTCAGGAAAGTCTCCCAG GTTACCCTGAGCCCTGAATGCACACGGGCCATCATGAAGCTGGTGTATTGTCCGGAGTGCCGTGGCCTGTCCAGCGTAAAGCCATGTAACAACTACTGCTGGAACGTCATGCGGGGCTGCCTGGCCAATCAGGCTGACCTGGACTCCGAATGGAGGAACCTCATTG AGTCGCTGCTGCTGGTGGCAGACAAGTTTAATGGAGCTTCCAGTGTGGAGAATGTTGTGGGCTCCATTCACACCAAGATCTCCGAGGCAATAAGTCACATGCAGGAAAACAAGGAAGTGATAACAAACAAG GTATTTAAAAGCTGTGGGAATCCAAAAAAGAACAATAAAGGATTGAAAGCAGAAGAGAGGAGACGGAAAGGAAAAGCTGCCCAAGAGGACAAATCTTCAGTGCTGACCCTGGAAaaactg gtttCAGATGTGAAAGGGAAGCTGGGTGATGTTCAAGATTATTGGGTCTCTCTCCCCAATATATTATGCAATGAGAAGGTCACTGCAGGACTGAGCAATGAAGACAAGTGTTGGAATGGAATATCTAAGGGAAG GTATTTACCTGAACCCATGGGCAATGGTCTTGCCAATCAAATTAACAATCCAGAAGTTGATGTTGATATTACAAAGCCGGATATGACGATCCGGCAGCAGATTATGCAGTTGAAGATCATGACAAACCGTTTACGCAATGCATATAATGGAAATGATGTGGATTTCCAAGATACCA GTGATGACATCAGCGGTTCTGGGAGCGGTGACGCCTGCAGTGAGGAATTTTGTGGTAAAAAGCTTTCCAGGGACTCCAGCATAGTACATCCAGCAACTCACGCAGTCCCCAACCAGTCCGGACAGGAGGTGCCAGGAATAGGCACCATGCCCCAGCCCTGcagcctcctcctgcttcttGTGGCTGTGCTTGTGGCACAATGCATCAGGTGGTAA